Proteins found in one Agaribacterium sp. ZY112 genomic segment:
- a CDS encoding efflux RND transporter permease subunit, with protein sequence MIASIIRWSIGNRFFVLLSTAILVGLGLFSVQRTPVDAIPDLSDVQVIIKTSYPGQAPQVVEDQVTYPLTTAMLSVPGAVTVRGFSFFGDSYVYVIFDEKTDLYWARSRVLEYLSQVAPTLPESAKPQLGPDATGVGWVYIYALTDKSGKHDISQLRSLQDWFLKYELQTVPGVSEVAAVGGMVKQYQVTVNPEKLRAFNIPLAHVQMAIKRANQEVGASVIEMAEAEYMVRASGYLQNKNDLANIPIKVNPTGTPLLLKDIADIQLGPQMRRGIAELNGEGETVGGIVVMRFGENAQTTIDGVKEKLEALKKGLPEGVEIVTVYDRSGLIQNAISNLWEKLLEEFIVVALVCIIFLFHVRSSLVAIVSLPIGILTAFIVMYFQGINANIMSLGGIAIAIGAMIDGAIVMIENMHKHMERTPLTPENRWQIVSKSATEVGPALFFSLLIITVSFVPVFTLEAQEGRMFSPLAFTKTYAMAASAALAVTLVPVLMGYFIRGKVLPENRNPINRVLIKAYTPILRMVLRFPKTTVLGSVLILLSTLWPMQRIGSEFIPPLDEGDLMYMPTTYPGISIGKARELLQQTDKLIATVPEVENVFGKIGRAETATDPAPLTMIETFIQLKPRDQWREGVTTESLKKEFDNLVKLPGVTNAWVMPIKTRIDMLATGIKTPVGIKVAGPDLSVIQSIGQQLETILSDVEGTASVYSERVAGGRYLDIDIHREKAARFGLNIADVQQVIASAIGGMNVTHTVEGLERYPVNIRYPQAYRNSPKQLALLPIVTPRGGRIALGDVATIDIVDGPPGIKSENARINGWTFIDIDGVDVGSYVELAKSIVDSELDLPAGYSISWSGQYEYMERAKAKLTYVIPLTLAIIVVLLYLNFRSFTEVAIIMGTLPLAVIGSFWLMYLLGFNFSIAVGVGLIALAGVAVEIGVIMLVYLNQSVEQAKSSQQNSTHLPLAIFKQAVLDGAVLRVRPVLMTTGATIVGLLPIMYGDGTGSEVMQRLAAPMVGGMVSALVLTLLVLPAVYFLIFKSKMVNNQI encoded by the coding sequence ATGATCGCTTCCATTATCCGTTGGTCCATTGGTAATCGTTTTTTCGTTCTGCTTTCCACGGCCATTTTGGTCGGATTAGGTTTGTTTTCCGTTCAACGAACGCCAGTGGATGCGATACCCGATCTCAGCGATGTTCAAGTCATCATCAAAACATCCTATCCTGGGCAAGCCCCGCAGGTTGTCGAAGACCAAGTGACGTACCCGCTCACTACAGCTATGTTGTCCGTTCCTGGTGCTGTAACTGTGCGGGGTTTTTCTTTTTTTGGCGACTCGTATGTCTATGTAATTTTTGATGAAAAAACAGATTTATACTGGGCGCGTAGCCGTGTATTGGAATACCTAAGCCAAGTTGCGCCAACTTTGCCTGAATCGGCCAAGCCTCAACTTGGGCCCGACGCGACTGGCGTGGGTTGGGTGTATATATATGCACTTACCGATAAGTCAGGGAAACACGACATCAGCCAACTGCGTAGTTTGCAAGATTGGTTTTTAAAATACGAATTGCAAACAGTTCCCGGCGTATCTGAAGTTGCAGCCGTTGGCGGGATGGTCAAACAATACCAAGTCACGGTTAATCCTGAAAAATTACGAGCATTTAATATCCCCCTTGCTCATGTACAGATGGCTATCAAACGAGCGAACCAGGAGGTCGGCGCATCCGTCATCGAAATGGCCGAAGCCGAGTATATGGTACGTGCCTCGGGTTACCTACAAAACAAAAATGATCTGGCCAATATTCCAATCAAAGTAAATCCGACCGGTACGCCGTTGCTCCTCAAGGATATCGCCGACATTCAATTAGGGCCACAAATGCGACGAGGCATTGCTGAATTAAATGGCGAGGGGGAAACCGTTGGCGGCATCGTCGTGATGCGTTTTGGTGAAAATGCACAAACTACCATTGACGGTGTGAAAGAAAAATTAGAGGCCCTTAAAAAAGGGTTGCCCGAAGGTGTTGAAATCGTCACCGTCTATGACCGCTCTGGCCTTATACAAAACGCGATCAGCAACCTTTGGGAAAAACTCCTTGAAGAGTTTATCGTCGTTGCACTTGTCTGCATTATTTTTCTGTTTCACGTCCGTTCATCACTCGTAGCAATTGTCAGTCTGCCCATCGGGATATTAACGGCATTTATTGTGATGTACTTTCAAGGCATTAACGCGAATATTATGTCCCTAGGCGGAATTGCCATTGCGATCGGCGCGATGATCGATGGTGCAATTGTGATGATTGAAAATATGCATAAACACATGGAACGCACACCCTTAACGCCAGAGAACCGATGGCAAATTGTCAGTAAATCGGCCACAGAAGTTGGGCCAGCATTATTTTTTAGTTTACTGATTATTACTGTAAGTTTCGTTCCTGTATTTACACTAGAAGCACAAGAAGGACGAATGTTTAGCCCGCTGGCGTTTACCAAAACGTATGCGATGGCGGCATCAGCAGCGTTAGCTGTAACTTTGGTGCCCGTGTTAATGGGTTATTTTATTCGAGGGAAAGTCTTACCAGAAAATCGCAACCCTATTAATCGGGTATTAATTAAAGCCTATACGCCAATTTTAAGAATGGTTTTAAGGTTCCCTAAAACTACTGTATTGGGATCGGTATTAATCTTATTGAGCACACTATGGCCGATGCAAAGAATTGGTAGTGAATTTATCCCGCCCCTTGATGAAGGGGATCTAATGTATATGCCGACCACATATCCTGGGATATCGATTGGTAAAGCAAGGGAACTGCTACAGCAAACCGATAAGCTGATCGCCACAGTGCCAGAAGTTGAAAACGTATTCGGGAAAATTGGCCGTGCAGAGACAGCGACTGACCCTGCTCCCCTAACAATGATTGAAACATTTATTCAACTGAAGCCTCGGGATCAGTGGCGAGAAGGCGTCACGACAGAATCGCTAAAGAAAGAGTTCGATAATTTAGTGAAGTTGCCTGGCGTGACCAATGCTTGGGTAATGCCAATAAAAACGCGAATCGATATGCTGGCGACGGGCATTAAAACTCCAGTGGGTATTAAAGTGGCAGGCCCAGATTTAAGCGTTATCCAATCTATCGGCCAGCAACTAGAAACTATTTTAAGTGACGTTGAGGGTACTGCATCGGTGTATTCGGAACGCGTTGCCGGTGGCCGCTATCTTGATATTGATATCCACCGTGAGAAAGCCGCACGTTTTGGTCTTAATATTGCCGATGTTCAGCAAGTGATTGCTTCTGCCATTGGTGGAATGAATGTTACTCATACGGTGGAAGGCCTAGAGCGTTATCCCGTTAATATTCGTTACCCACAAGCGTACCGAAACTCTCCAAAGCAACTCGCTCTTTTACCCATCGTTACGCCTCGAGGAGGAAGAATTGCGCTTGGTGATGTAGCAACAATTGATATCGTCGATGGCCCGCCAGGCATTAAAAGTGAAAATGCACGTATTAATGGCTGGACATTTATTGACATTGATGGCGTTGATGTCGGCAGCTACGTAGAGCTAGCAAAAAGCATTGTCGATAGTGAATTAGACTTACCCGCTGGTTATTCGATTAGTTGGTCTGGGCAATACGAATATATGGAGCGAGCGAAAGCCAAATTGACTTATGTTATACCGCTAACTCTCGCTATTATCGTGGTACTTCTCTACTTAAATTTCAGGAGTTTTACTGAGGTCGCCATCATTATGGGAACCCTGCCGTTGGCCGTTATTGGCAGTTTTTGGCTGATGTATTTACTCGGATTTAATTTTTCAATCGCTGTAGGGGTTGGTCTCATTGCTTTAGCCGGTGTCGCCGTAGAAATAGGCGTGATCATGTTGGTCTATCTCAATCAATCTGTAGAGCAAGCTAAATCTAGCCAGCAAAATTCGACGCATCTTCCACTAGCCATCTTTAAACAAGCCGTTTTAGATGGAGCTGTTTTACGCGTTCGTCCAGTGCTGATGACAACGGGTGCAACTATCGTTGGACTGCTTCCGATCATGTACGGTGATGGAACAGGATCAGAGGTTATGCAACGTTTGGCAGCACCTATGGTTGGAGGGATGGTCAGCGCCTTGGTTTTGACCCTCCTTGTTTTACCAGCTGTTTATTTTCTTATTTTTAAATCCAAAATGGTAAATAACCAAATCTAA
- a CDS encoding heavy metal translocating P-type ATPase: MNSHLASIPSTELQIGGAGCASCISKIESALNNVPGVSKAQMNFAERTVAVEGDASSEQLIHAIEAIGYTAQVTNASDLNQAQQDRDKSDHIYYRRLIRDMWLALGLGIPLMLYGLAGGSMTINSPQEQVSWLIVGLLTLAAMYIAGGRFYIGAWRSLINKSATMDTLIALGTGAAWLYSIVVVLVPSLIPELARHIYFEASAMIIGLINLGLALEVKARGRTSDALKRLIGLQPKTARRLLEGEEIDVAIAEVEIGHLIRVRPGEKIPVDADVTEGATSIDESMLTGEPIPVEKKCGDSVSAGSINKTGSIVIKATAVGEHTALSNIISLVKQAQNSKPPIGRIADTISAYFVPSVVVIALLSAIVWLNWGPSPSYAYALVAATTVLIIACPCALGLATPMSIMVGVGKAAEYGVLIRNGEALQTTSKITTMVLDKTGTITVGAPHVTEIITGSQFHEEELLKLAASVELRSEHPLAQAIIDCAKARGITTVDAHDFDAVSGKGIVATLDSKKVLLGNIALMKENNIPLQMDNAKNSHELASSLASEAKTPMFLAVDNKLAGIIAVSDPIKEDSISAIQRLKNLGIKPVMLTGDNHLTAEAVAKKVGIKDFVAEVLPEEKANTVKSLQSSGEIVGMVGDGINDAPALASADVGFAIGTGTDVAIESADITLMRGSLHGLVDAISVSKAILKNIKQNMWGAFIYNTLGIPVAAGVFYPVIGLLLNPVVAGLAMAFSSVTVVSNANRLRLLKP; the protein is encoded by the coding sequence ATGAATAGTCACCTCGCTTCAATACCTTCCACTGAATTGCAGATTGGTGGTGCAGGTTGCGCTAGCTGTATCAGCAAAATTGAGTCTGCCCTAAACAATGTCCCCGGTGTTTCTAAGGCGCAAATGAACTTTGCTGAGCGAACTGTTGCAGTGGAAGGCGATGCGAGTTCTGAGCAACTTATTCATGCGATCGAAGCGATTGGCTATACGGCACAAGTAACCAATGCTAGTGATCTAAACCAAGCACAGCAAGATCGTGACAAGTCAGATCACATCTACTATAGGCGGTTGATACGCGATATGTGGTTGGCTTTAGGGCTAGGCATCCCTCTTATGCTCTATGGTTTGGCTGGCGGTTCGATGACGATTAACTCACCACAAGAACAGGTATCTTGGTTAATCGTAGGGTTGTTAACCCTTGCGGCGATGTATATCGCTGGAGGCCGATTCTACATTGGGGCTTGGCGTTCTTTAATAAACAAATCTGCCACAATGGACACGCTTATTGCGCTAGGTACAGGCGCTGCTTGGCTCTATTCAATCGTCGTTGTACTTGTGCCTTCACTCATCCCCGAACTCGCTCGCCATATTTACTTTGAGGCAAGCGCCATGATTATTGGACTAATTAATTTGGGGCTGGCACTCGAAGTTAAAGCGCGTGGACGAACCAGTGATGCGCTTAAAAGACTCATTGGACTACAACCAAAAACGGCAAGGCGATTATTAGAAGGTGAAGAAATTGATGTCGCCATCGCTGAAGTTGAAATTGGTCACCTCATTCGCGTTCGTCCCGGAGAAAAAATTCCTGTTGATGCGGATGTGACTGAAGGCGCTACCTCAATTGATGAGTCCATGTTGACAGGAGAGCCCATCCCTGTTGAAAAAAAATGTGGTGATTCTGTTTCGGCAGGAAGTATTAACAAAACAGGATCGATTGTCATAAAGGCGACCGCCGTTGGTGAGCATACAGCGCTTTCTAATATCATCAGTTTGGTCAAGCAAGCACAAAACTCTAAACCTCCGATTGGGCGAATTGCCGATACGATATCCGCTTACTTTGTTCCCTCTGTCGTGGTTATTGCGCTTTTAAGCGCAATTGTCTGGCTTAATTGGGGGCCGTCGCCTTCGTATGCCTATGCGCTTGTGGCAGCAACAACTGTGCTCATTATTGCTTGCCCCTGTGCACTCGGGTTAGCGACGCCAATGTCAATTATGGTTGGTGTTGGTAAGGCCGCAGAGTATGGTGTGCTGATCCGTAACGGTGAAGCACTTCAGACGACATCGAAAATAACCACGATGGTGCTCGACAAAACGGGGACAATTACTGTTGGCGCACCTCATGTAACGGAGATTATTACTGGCAGTCAGTTTCATGAAGAGGAATTGCTAAAACTAGCGGCGAGTGTAGAGCTTCGATCCGAGCACCCACTTGCTCAAGCAATTATTGATTGCGCTAAAGCGCGCGGAATTACAACAGTTGATGCTCACGACTTTGATGCAGTCTCCGGTAAGGGCATAGTGGCAACACTAGACAGCAAAAAAGTATTGCTTGGAAATATTGCACTCATGAAGGAAAACAACATACCCCTTCAAATGGATAATGCTAAAAATTCTCATGAACTTGCCTCCAGCCTTGCGTCCGAAGCTAAAACGCCAATGTTTCTAGCGGTAGATAATAAGCTTGCAGGAATAATCGCGGTATCTGATCCTATTAAAGAAGACTCAATCTCTGCGATACAGAGGCTTAAAAACCTGGGTATCAAACCGGTGATGCTAACGGGTGATAATCATTTAACTGCCGAGGCAGTTGCGAAAAAGGTAGGAATTAAAGATTTTGTAGCGGAAGTTCTTCCAGAAGAAAAAGCGAATACCGTTAAAAGCCTACAATCATCAGGGGAAATCGTTGGCATGGTGGGTGACGGTATAAATGATGCACCAGCGTTGGCCTCAGCTGATGTCGGGTTTGCAATTGGTACTGGGACGGATGTTGCCATTGAGAGTGCAGATATCACTTTGATGCGAGGTTCTCTTCATGGCTTAGTAGATGCAATTTCGGTTAGCAAGGCCATCCTCAAAAATATTAAGCAGAATATGTGGGGCGCATTTATCTACAATACGCTGGGCATACCCGTGGCGGCCGGAGTATTTTACCCAGTAATAGGATTGCTTTTGAATCCTGTTGTCGCGGGCCTTGCAATGGCTTTTTCTTCGGTGACGGTTGTGTCAAATGCTAATCGCTTGCGGTTACTCAAGCCTTGA
- a CDS encoding efflux RND transporter periplasmic adaptor subunit: protein MIAAISGALVGGVLMYSFGGGTSNSDPMASTKKEPLYWVAPMDPNYRRDKPGKSPMGMDLIPVYDEGEKSNDEGPGTISISPDVINNLGVRTGLVERKPLHSEIVTVGYVKYDEDKLIHIHPRVSGWVEKLHVKAAGDPVIEGEPLYALYSPELVNAQEELVLALNRKNARLIQAAEDRLKALQIPEASIETLKRTLKIQQTVTFYAPQSGVVDNLNIREGFFVKPGTTMLSIGALDQVWVEAEIFERQAALVKSGDSVTMTLDYLPGKTWSGRVDYVYPTLDSKTRTVRLRLRFDNPDLALKPNMFAQVAVHSDSAEQLLVIPREALIRTGNQDRVVLALGEGSFKSIAVKVGRENQDSIEVLEGLAEGERIVSSAQFLLDSESSKTSDFKRMSTERDKVEFVWVSAVIDEQITEKRQVKVSHDAIDEWGMMAMTMNFSVDDDIDFNSLQPNTELHMQIKMGDDGLYEIIGTHIMGMSEPHHETQSAIVSGVVNSIDSEQGVINITRGPIEKWNRPAATIDFLVDDSLTAIELSKGDAFTFEFIINDGDFVITRIIKSDDLSINDKQNSPEDHQSPSKEDHQLHNMEGHH from the coding sequence TTGATTGCGGCTATTTCAGGTGCACTTGTCGGTGGTGTATTAATGTATTCCTTTGGTGGCGGAACGTCGAATTCTGACCCAATGGCAAGTACTAAAAAGGAGCCTCTGTATTGGGTGGCGCCGATGGATCCCAATTACCGACGTGATAAACCTGGAAAATCGCCCATGGGTATGGATTTAATCCCTGTTTATGACGAGGGCGAAAAATCCAATGATGAGGGCCCCGGTACGATTAGTATCTCACCAGACGTGATTAACAATCTCGGTGTGCGTACGGGCTTGGTAGAGCGTAAACCTCTGCATAGTGAGATTGTGACGGTAGGTTATGTTAAGTACGATGAAGACAAGCTTATCCATATTCATCCTCGTGTATCCGGGTGGGTGGAAAAACTCCACGTTAAAGCAGCGGGTGACCCGGTAATAGAAGGAGAGCCACTTTACGCGTTGTATTCGCCAGAGCTAGTAAATGCACAAGAAGAGTTGGTGCTTGCATTAAACCGAAAAAACGCACGTTTAATTCAAGCCGCGGAAGATAGGCTTAAAGCATTGCAAATTCCTGAAGCATCTATCGAAACACTCAAAAGAACACTAAAAATTCAACAAACAGTGACGTTTTACGCACCTCAGTCCGGTGTCGTGGACAACTTGAATATTCGCGAAGGATTTTTTGTAAAGCCTGGAACTACCATGCTAAGCATTGGCGCATTGGATCAAGTGTGGGTAGAAGCTGAGATATTTGAGCGACAAGCTGCGCTAGTGAAATCAGGTGACTCTGTCACGATGACGCTGGATTATTTACCTGGGAAGACCTGGTCAGGCAGGGTTGATTACGTTTATCCAACACTCGACAGCAAAACGCGTACGGTCCGATTACGGTTACGATTTGATAATCCAGATCTAGCACTTAAGCCCAATATGTTTGCACAAGTTGCGGTGCATTCGGACAGCGCCGAACAACTTCTTGTTATTCCTCGTGAAGCACTTATTCGCACCGGCAACCAAGATCGGGTGGTATTGGCTTTGGGTGAAGGTAGTTTTAAATCCATTGCGGTAAAAGTCGGGCGAGAAAATCAAGACTCAATCGAAGTACTTGAAGGACTTGCTGAAGGCGAACGTATTGTTTCTTCTGCACAATTTTTACTTGATTCGGAATCGAGTAAAACATCAGATTTTAAACGCATGAGCACTGAACGCGATAAGGTGGAATTTGTATGGGTGTCTGCAGTAATCGATGAACAAATCACCGAAAAACGACAAGTGAAAGTCAGTCACGATGCTATCGACGAATGGGGCATGATGGCCATGACGATGAACTTCAGCGTGGATGACGATATTGATTTTAATAGCTTGCAGCCTAACACCGAATTACACATGCAAATCAAGATGGGTGATGATGGACTGTATGAAATTATTGGTACCCATATTATGGGGATGTCAGAGCCTCATCATGAGACTCAATCAGCGATTGTGAGCGGTGTAGTCAATAGTATTGATAGTGAGCAGGGTGTTATCAATATCACGCGTGGACCGATAGAAAAATGGAATCGCCCAGCCGCAACGATAGATTTCTTGGTTGATGATTCGCTTACCGCTATTGAATTGTCAAAAGGTGATGCGTTTACATTTGAATTCATAATTAATGACGGTGATTTTGTTATCACTCGAATAATTAAATCGGATGATCTTTCAATCAACGATAAACAGAATAGCCCTGAGGATCATCAAAGTCCTAGCAAGGAAGACCATCAGCTTCACAATATGGAGGGACACCACTAA
- a CDS encoding DUF6088 family protein, with amino-acid sequence MPTLINKVVQHLERLERGILFYIDELYGLASVGSVHKAVAKLVQSGKVIRVSRGMYAARKPLPSIPSITVTTSPEKIARLWARKRGYRLASQGLYAAYRVGFQTQAPIRTVYWSDGPTREFRLDNAIVFICKTSAKKLRWADQTLGMLLRAIYVTNADYVELKDLHIAFYRLSIHNAEIVKTLKLLQEEPLPKKWISKLKSFEKQSTQSSVDLGPQ; translated from the coding sequence ATGCCGACCCTAATAAATAAAGTAGTTCAACACCTTGAGCGGCTCGAACGTGGTATCCTATTCTATATTGATGAGCTTTACGGGCTCGCCTCCGTTGGTTCCGTTCACAAAGCGGTAGCCAAACTAGTCCAGTCTGGCAAAGTTATTCGCGTTAGCCGGGGGATGTACGCTGCCCGAAAACCGCTTCCCAGCATCCCAAGTATTACTGTCACCACCAGCCCGGAAAAAATCGCCAGACTTTGGGCAAGAAAGCGTGGATATCGCTTAGCGAGTCAAGGGCTTTATGCTGCCTACAGAGTCGGGTTTCAAACACAAGCTCCAATCCGAACCGTTTATTGGAGTGACGGGCCTACGAGGGAATTTAGGTTAGACAACGCTATCGTATTTATTTGTAAAACTTCTGCGAAAAAGCTTAGGTGGGCAGATCAAACTTTGGGTATGTTGTTACGAGCTATCTACGTCACAAACGCAGATTACGTTGAGCTTAAAGATTTACACATCGCGTTTTACCGACTGTCTATTCACAATGCAGAGATCGTAAAGACTCTTAAATTACTACAAGAAGAGCCCTTGCCTAAGAAGTGGATCAGTAAGCTTAAATCTTTCGAGAAGCAGTCTACTCAAAGCTCTGTTGATTTAGGTCCTCAGTAA
- a CDS encoding TolC family protein has product MGLERKIWEMFLCVSVLALSASFAQAESYTLERAVKDAQVQDPWLIGSMKRQESLEALSIESGSLPDPSVSLGIANLPIDTLDFSQEGMTQFKVGVSQMFPRGKTLSLKREKLQNLSEMQPHAREDRNAQVAVTVSQLWLDAYKSEQTIRLIEDDRALFEHLVDVAQSSYTTAAGKTRQQDLVRAQLELTRLDDRLTRLRQQRDMALARLGEWLGNPSISLSENTSLGNLIPLSAPELIGASDLSQKLRQLSESLSRHPKIKSLDKKIKAFDSGVRVAKQSYKPQWGVNASYGYRDQTPMGDDRSDFFSVGVSFDVPLFTGKRQDKKVQSANAELEAVKTERALILRQLKSGYDAAEAKHVRLSERKSLFDTRLLKEMAEQAEASLSSYTNDDGDFAEVVRARIAEINARIEALHVDIEIQKNIAQLNYFQAGK; this is encoded by the coding sequence ATGGGCCTTGAAAGAAAAATATGGGAGATGTTCCTATGCGTTTCGGTACTCGCTTTATCAGCAAGCTTTGCCCAGGCGGAAAGCTATACACTCGAGCGTGCTGTTAAGGATGCCCAGGTTCAAGATCCTTGGTTGATCGGCAGTATGAAACGCCAAGAAAGCCTTGAGGCTTTGAGTATCGAGAGTGGCTCGCTTCCAGATCCATCCGTCAGTCTGGGCATCGCCAATCTCCCCATAGATACTTTGGATTTCTCTCAAGAGGGGATGACCCAGTTTAAAGTCGGGGTCAGCCAAATGTTTCCACGCGGAAAGACGCTTTCGTTAAAGCGAGAGAAACTGCAAAACTTGAGTGAGATGCAGCCCCATGCGAGAGAGGATCGCAATGCCCAAGTGGCTGTTACTGTTTCTCAGTTGTGGTTGGATGCCTACAAAAGTGAACAGACGATCCGATTGATCGAAGATGATCGAGCGCTTTTTGAGCATTTAGTGGATGTAGCTCAATCCAGTTATACCACCGCAGCCGGTAAAACACGCCAGCAAGATCTCGTGCGAGCGCAGTTAGAGCTGACGCGCCTTGATGATCGTTTAACACGCTTGCGTCAGCAACGGGATATGGCCCTCGCGCGTCTCGGCGAGTGGCTGGGCAATCCTAGCATTTCACTTTCTGAAAATACGTCGTTAGGCAATCTTATACCACTCAGCGCACCAGAATTAATTGGTGCATCTGATCTCTCACAAAAGCTTCGTCAGCTCTCTGAAAGCTTAAGCCGGCACCCGAAAATTAAAAGCCTTGATAAAAAAATCAAAGCTTTTGATTCGGGTGTTCGGGTTGCCAAACAAAGCTACAAACCTCAATGGGGCGTAAATGCCAGTTACGGATACCGCGATCAAACCCCGATGGGCGATGATCGGTCAGACTTCTTTTCTGTGGGGGTTAGCTTCGATGTTCCCCTATTTACAGGTAAACGCCAAGACAAAAAAGTTCAGTCGGCCAACGCAGAGTTAGAAGCAGTAAAGACAGAGAGAGCCCTAATTTTGCGTCAATTGAAGTCCGGCTATGACGCGGCAGAAGCCAAGCATGTCCGCCTCTCTGAACGAAAGTCTTTATTTGATACGCGTTTATTAAAGGAAATGGCAGAACAGGCGGAAGCGTCTTTGTCGTCCTACACAAATGATGACGGTGATTTTGCTGAAGTCGTGCGTGCGCGTATTGCAGAGATCAATGCTCGCATTGAAGCGTTACACGTTGATATCGAGATCCAAAAGAACATCGCCCAACTCAATTATTTTCAAGCCGGAAAATAA
- a CDS encoding DUF411 domain-containing protein has product MKVITFSFLSFVLVALAACSDSSLPDENAGVSKGLAIEVFKSPTCGCCGKWVSHIQENGFDPTIRNRNSLDAIKKKFNIPRELQSCHTGVTAEGYFFEGHIPAKHITAFLANPPEGAIGLAVPGMPAGSPGMEMGDRFTPYEVLLVKADGSTEPFAAVSSLEEQY; this is encoded by the coding sequence ATGAAAGTTATCACTTTTAGCTTCCTATCGTTCGTATTGGTAGCCCTTGCGGCTTGTTCGGACTCTTCATTGCCGGATGAAAACGCCGGTGTTTCAAAAGGGCTAGCAATAGAGGTATTTAAGAGCCCGACTTGCGGTTGCTGTGGAAAGTGGGTCTCACATATCCAAGAGAATGGATTTGACCCCACGATTCGTAATCGCAACTCTCTCGATGCCATTAAAAAGAAATTCAATATTCCTCGCGAACTTCAGTCCTGCCATACAGGAGTGACTGCAGAGGGGTATTTCTTTGAGGGTCATATTCCCGCCAAGCATATCACGGCGTTTTTAGCGAACCCGCCGGAAGGTGCTATTGGACTAGCGGTACCGGGTATGCCAGCAGGTAGCCCAGGTATGGAAATGGGAGATCGTTTTACGCCCTATGAGGTTTTGCTGGTCAAAGCTGATGGTAGCACCGAGCCTTTTGCCGCCGTCTCTAGTCTAGAGGAGCAATACTAA
- a CDS encoding heavy metal-responsive transcriptional regulator, with protein MKIGDLAKKADVTVDTLRYYEKIGLLNGVKRSSSGYRSYDQSNVEQVRFIRNAQHSGFSLDEIAQLIKFRASPINAKPKVRGLAEIKVSELTARINDLIALREEMKGLIEQCVRSGESDCPIIDSFNAEGKSGNAPEQEHDN; from the coding sequence ATGAAAATTGGAGATCTCGCCAAGAAAGCAGATGTCACGGTTGATACGCTGCGATACTACGAAAAAATCGGTTTGCTAAATGGTGTAAAGAGAAGCAGCAGTGGGTACCGTAGTTATGATCAAAGCAATGTTGAGCAAGTGCGCTTCATACGCAATGCCCAACACTCAGGCTTTAGCCTTGATGAGATTGCCCAACTGATTAAATTTAGAGCATCGCCGATAAATGCAAAACCCAAGGTTCGAGGTCTCGCAGAGATCAAGGTATCAGAGCTAACAGCGCGTATAAACGACCTAATCGCTCTCCGAGAAGAGATGAAAGGGTTAATTGAACAATGTGTTCGCAGTGGCGAGTCCGATTGCCCGATTATCGATAGCTTTAATGCGGAGGGAAAATCCGGTAATGCTCCAGAGCAAGAGCACGATAACTGA